From the genome of Carassius auratus strain Wakin chromosome 26, ASM336829v1, whole genome shotgun sequence, one region includes:
- the cxxc4 gene encoding CXXC-type zinc finger protein 4 isoform X2 produces MSNLNNALCIESGQSSDVSLLQKDNLQDGGLSQLLDYNAEMERYRSFANFYKTNGAFPQTAKIARITTPIFPSARIGVSPWNCDNSMLWGRKSAAINPNRTSMHRNDSQRPGKPGVPPETLQMANNNFLSSLSPEHCRPLAGECMNKLKCGAAEAEIMNLPERVGTFSAIPALGGISLPPGVIVMTALHSPAASAAVTDSAFQIANLADCPQNNSSASSGNPAKKKRKRCGVCAPCRRLINCGVCSSCRNRKTGHQICKFRKCEELKKKPGSSLERTPVNNGEAFRWFF; encoded by the coding sequence ATGTCTAATCTTAACAATGCACTTTGCATTGAAAGCGGCCAGAGCAGCGACGTGTCACTCTTGCAAAAGGATAATCTTCAGGATGGTGGATTAAGCCAGCTGTTGGATTACAATGCCGAAATGGAAAGGTACAGGTCGTTTGCAAACTTTTACAAAACCAATGGGGCATTTCCACAGACTGCTAAGATTGCCCGCATAACGACACCAATTTTTCCCAGTGCCAGAATCGGTGTGTCCCCTTGGAACTGTGATAACAGCATGCTCTGGGGAAGGAAATCAGCAGCAATAAACCCTAATAGGACCAGCATGCATAGAAATGACTCCCAAAGGCCGGGGAAACCTGGCGTGCCGCCAGAGACGCTGCAAAtggcaaataataatttcctCTCTAGCTTATCCCCTGAACACTGCAGACCTTTAGCAGGAGAATGCATGAACAAGCTGAAATGCGGTGCTGCTGAAGCAGAGATAATGAATCTCCCGGAACGTGTTGGAACTTTTTCCGCTATTCCGGCTTTAGGGGGCATCTCATTACCTCCCGGGGTCATCGTCATGACAGCCCTTCACTCCCCCGCAGCCTCAGCAGCCGTTACAGACAGTGCGTTTCAAATTGCCAATCTGGCAGACTGCCCACAGAATAATTCCTCTGCATCCAGCGGAAACCCAgcgaaaaagaaaaggaaaaggtgtGGGGTCTGCGCACCCTGCAGGAGGCTAATCAACTGTGGAGTGTGCAGCAGTTGTCGGAACCGTAAGACGGGTCACCAGATCTGCAAGTTTCGGAAATGCGAGGAGCTAAAAAAGAAGCCTGGCTCATCACTAGAG
- the LOC113043970 gene encoding uncharacterized protein LOC113043970, producing MAMENPQIMRRLTQITLTGEVLEVKCHCGKLCENARGLKIHQSKTQCGEGKKQMQSIVETLSEMQEDSSQEAPHSTGDLSAPAPSQSHRRDSPNTTSDTQLMKEKISRTAETPEEGLDTSEPTWREVQDIVQKARSASAPGPNGIPYKVYKRCPMILRRLWKLLRRIWTKGIIPASWKRAEGCFVHKEMDSSDISQFRTISLLSVECKVFFSVLAKKMTTCMVKNKFVDTSVQKGGIPGFSGCLEHTGILNQLNSEAKGSKGNLTVVWLDLAYAYGSIPHGLINTAMEHYHIPYLTRGIITSYFGGFKLWFKTAHFTTQWQDLEKGIVTGCTISPILFVMGMNLLITAAEKEYRGPSMESGIRQPPIRVFMDDLTITTSTHVQARWILKALEDGVTWARMKFKTRKSRSMLIRNGKVTSKFQLRVQGETIPSTEENPIKCLGKCYNASLTARCNVSRTEKQSDAWLSKIEGSGLPGKFKAWNLYEYGPRSGQVQLPLSSMVEKFKVAKCRLVMMYQGSTDEKVRRAGVNTRSGRKWVADTSVAQAESALKLEVIIGNPCEERRSMAVELGVQGVWMKWDLPKQKITWLEIWRLEPFSISFLLCSVYDTLPSPTNLHRWGMREDPSCRLYGGRGTMAHILAGCKTALSQGRYRWRHDKAVTLWSWRGPQEEEKNSLLQAAQSCKMRVDLGKKLVFPQVVQTLLRPDIFLWSEEASKIILIELMVSWEDGCEEAHERKATKYQDLVEQCRAKGWQTWLFPIEVRCRGFPAQSVWKTLTALGIAGRERKAAVRRLGEATERASGWLWSRREELSWGPGGGGQ from the exons ATGGCTATGGAAAACCCACAGATAATGAGACGGCTCACCCAAATCACACTTACAGGGGAAGTGTTGGAAGTAAAGTGCCACTGTGGGAAGCTTTGCGAAAATGCAAGGGGACTTAAAATACATCAATCCAAGACCCAATGTGGAGAAGGGAAGAAGCAAATGCAGAGCATAGTGGAGACACTAAGTGAGATGCAGGAGGACTCCAGTCAGGAAGCGCCCCACAGCACAGGAGACCTCTCAGCACCTGCTCCATCCCAAAGCCACAGGAGGGACTCTCCTAACACTACCTCAGACACCCAACTTATGAAAGAGAAA aTCAGCAGAACTGCTGAAACTCCTGAGGAAGGGCTTGATACCAGTGAACCAACATGGAGAGAAGTCCAGGACATTGTGCAGAAAGCCCGTTCAGCATCTGCCCCAGGACCAAACGGTATACCTTATAAAGTATACAAGAGATGCCCGATGATCCTCCGCAGGTTATGGAAACTGTTGCGAAGGATATGGACAAAAGGTATCATTCCAGCATCCTGGAAAAGAGCAGAGGGGTGTTTTGTACACAAGGAAATGGACTCTTCCGACATCAGTCAGTTCCGAACCATCTCTCTCCTAAGTGTCGAATGCAAGGTATTCTTTTCTGTCCTGGCAAAAAAAATGACTACCTGCATGGTGAAGAATAAATTTGTTGATACATCAGTCCAGAAGGGTGGCATTCCAGGTTTCTCCGGGTGCTTGGAACATACAGGCATCCTCAATCAGTTAAACAGTGAGGCCAAGGGGAGCAAAGGAAATTTAACGGTTGTCTGGCTCGACTTGGCTTACGCATACGGTTCAATCCCACATGGCCTCATTAACACAGCTATGGAACACTACCATATCCCCTACCTCACCAGGGGTATAATTACCAGCTACTTCGGAGGATTCAAACTATGGTTCAAAACTGCCCACTTTACAACTCAGTGGCAGGACCTGGAAAAGGGAATCGTGACAGGCTGCACCATCTCCCCCATCCTGTTTGTCATGGGAATGAACCTTCTCATAACAGCTGCAGAAAAGGAATACAGAGGGCCATCAATGGAGTCTGGCATCCGCCAACCTCCAATTAGAGTTTTTATGGATGACCTTACCATAACAACTTCAACCCATGTGCAAGCAAGATGGATCTTGAAGGCCCTTGAAGATGGAGTAACATGGGCTCGGATGAAATTCAAAACGAGGAAATCAAGAAGTATGTTGATTAGAAATGGGAAAGTGACCAGCAAGTTCCAGCTGCGAGTACAGGGGGAGACGATACCATCAACTGAGGAAAACCCAATTAAGTGCCTAGGGAAATGTTACAACGCATCCCTGACCGCCAGATGCAATGTTTCCAGGACAGAGAAACAGTCAGATGCATGGCTGAGTAAGATCGAGGGGTCAGGATTGCCAGGAAAGTTCAAggcctgg aatctttatgaatatggGCCCAGGTCTGGTCAGGTACAGCTGCCCCTATCATCAATGGTGGAGAAGTTCAAGGTGGCAAAGTGCCGGCTTGTGATGATGTACCAAGGCTCCACTGATGAAAAAGTCAGAAGAGCAGGTGTCAATACGAGATCAGGACGCAAGTGGGTGGCTGACACATCAGTGGCACAAGCCGAAAGTGCATTGAAGCTGGAGGTCATCATCGGGAACCCATGT GAAGAAAGACGGTCTATGGCCGTCGAACTTGGAGTACAAGGTGTCTGGATGAAGTGGGACCTGCCGAAGCAGAAGATCACGTGGCTTGAGATCTGGAGACTGGAGCCCTTTAGTATCTCCTTCCTGCTCTGTTCAGTGTACGACACCCTTCCATCACCAACAAATCTCCACAGATGGGGTATGAGGGAGGACCCATCGTGTAGGCTATACGGAGGGAGGGGAACAATGGCGCACATACTGGCAGGATGCAAAACAGCCCTTAGCCAAGGTAGATACAGGTGGCGCCATGACAAGGCTGTCACACTATGGAGCTGGAGAGGCccccaagaagaagaaaaaaatagccTCTTGCAAGCAGCACAATCCTGTAAGATGAGGGTGGACCTGGGAAAGAAACTAGTCTTCCCCCAGGTTGTGCAAACACTGCTGAGGCCAGATATTTTCTTATGGTCTGAGGAGGCAAGTAAGATAATCTTAATTGAACTGATGGTTTCATGGGAAGACGGGTGTGAGGAGGCCCATGAGCGGAAAGCCACAAAGTATCAGGACCTCGTTGAGCAGTGCAGGGCCAAAGGGTGGCAGACCTGGCTATTCCCGATTGAGGTCAGGTGTAGGGGTTTCCCGGCACAGTCTGTGTGGAAGACACTCACTGCTTTGGGTATAGCAGGAAGGGAGAGGAAGGCAGCTGTCCGTAGGTTGGGTGAGGCAACAGAAAGAGCGTCTGGTTGGCTCTGGAGTAGGAGGGAGGAGTTGAGCTGGGggccaggaggaggagggcagtGA
- the cxxc4 gene encoding CXXC-type zinc finger protein 4 isoform X1 gives MSNLNNALCIESGQSSDVSLLQKDNLQDGGLSQLLDYNAEMERYRSFANFYKTNGAFPQTAKIARITTPIFPSARIGVSPWNCDNSMLWGRKSAAINPNRTSMHRNDSQRPGKPGVPPETLQMANNNFLSSLSPEHCRPLAGECMNKLKCGAAEAEIMNLPERVGTFSAIPALGGISLPPGVIVMTALHSPAASAAVTDSAFQIANLADCPQNNSSASSGNPAKKKRKRCGVCAPCRRLINCGVCSSCRNRKTGHQICKFRKCEELKKKPGSSLEVRRWLRHYTPPPSFPPCTQKH, from the coding sequence ATGTCTAATCTTAACAATGCACTTTGCATTGAAAGCGGCCAGAGCAGCGACGTGTCACTCTTGCAAAAGGATAATCTTCAGGATGGTGGATTAAGCCAGCTGTTGGATTACAATGCCGAAATGGAAAGGTACAGGTCGTTTGCAAACTTTTACAAAACCAATGGGGCATTTCCACAGACTGCTAAGATTGCCCGCATAACGACACCAATTTTTCCCAGTGCCAGAATCGGTGTGTCCCCTTGGAACTGTGATAACAGCATGCTCTGGGGAAGGAAATCAGCAGCAATAAACCCTAATAGGACCAGCATGCATAGAAATGACTCCCAAAGGCCGGGGAAACCTGGCGTGCCGCCAGAGACGCTGCAAAtggcaaataataatttcctCTCTAGCTTATCCCCTGAACACTGCAGACCTTTAGCAGGAGAATGCATGAACAAGCTGAAATGCGGTGCTGCTGAAGCAGAGATAATGAATCTCCCGGAACGTGTTGGAACTTTTTCCGCTATTCCGGCTTTAGGGGGCATCTCATTACCTCCCGGGGTCATCGTCATGACAGCCCTTCACTCCCCCGCAGCCTCAGCAGCCGTTACAGACAGTGCGTTTCAAATTGCCAATCTGGCAGACTGCCCACAGAATAATTCCTCTGCATCCAGCGGAAACCCAgcgaaaaagaaaaggaaaaggtgtGGGGTCTGCGCACCCTGCAGGAGGCTAATCAACTGTGGAGTGTGCAGCAGTTGTCGGAACCGTAAGACGGGTCACCAGATCTGCAAGTTTCGGAAATGCGAGGAGCTAAAAAAGAAGCCTGGCTCATCACTAGAGGTGAGACGATGGCTCAGACActacactccccctccctctttcCCTCCATGCACTCAAAAGCATTAA